In Phenylobacterium zucineum HLK1, one DNA window encodes the following:
- a CDS encoding carotenoid oxygenase family protein, with protein sequence MDGDARINPYLTGNFAPVRSEDDFDLPVVGEIPRELRGALFRIGPNPQFEPRDPNHHWFSGDGMVHGFYVEDGKVRYRNRYVRTPKWQAENAAGRSLFGSFGNPMTTDPSALGQDSGVANTNIVWHAGRLMALEEGHMPTQMDPGTLETIGYAEAYRGRTTAHPKLDPVSGEMVWFAYGVGDMPLSAGMSYGVTGADGKVVRRDDFQAPFACMVHDFMVTQNHVLFPILPLTASLERAMSGKPAFAWEPEKGAYVGVMRRDGDVGSIRWFNTEACYVFHPLNAWEEEGRIVADVMRYDAAPLFPNADGSPGRKTAARLVRWTFDLAGNSDAIKEEPLDDLDGEFPRVDPRVETLRHRHGWYAADPTNGKTIKQGAIAHLDLTTGARQVYALPDGDLTSEPVFTPRSADAPEGDGWVTAVVWRAAENRSDLLVFEAQDIARGPVATAAMPRRVPFGFHGNWVSL encoded by the coding sequence ATGGACGGCGACGCTCGCATCAATCCCTACCTGACGGGCAACTTCGCCCCGGTCCGCTCGGAGGACGACTTCGACCTGCCTGTCGTGGGCGAGATCCCGCGCGAGCTGCGCGGCGCGCTGTTCCGCATCGGCCCCAATCCGCAGTTCGAGCCGCGCGACCCGAACCACCACTGGTTCTCGGGCGACGGCATGGTCCACGGCTTCTATGTCGAGGACGGCAAGGTCCGGTATCGCAACCGCTACGTCCGCACGCCCAAGTGGCAGGCCGAGAACGCCGCCGGCCGCTCGCTGTTCGGCAGCTTCGGCAATCCCATGACCACCGATCCCTCGGCCCTAGGCCAGGACTCGGGCGTCGCCAACACCAACATCGTCTGGCACGCCGGCCGGCTGATGGCGCTCGAGGAAGGCCACATGCCGACGCAGATGGACCCGGGCACGCTGGAGACCATCGGCTACGCCGAAGCCTACCGCGGCCGCACGACGGCCCATCCCAAGCTCGACCCGGTGTCGGGCGAGATGGTCTGGTTCGCCTATGGCGTCGGCGACATGCCCCTGTCGGCCGGCATGAGCTACGGCGTGACCGGCGCCGACGGCAAGGTCGTGCGCCGCGACGACTTCCAGGCGCCCTTCGCCTGCATGGTCCACGACTTCATGGTCACGCAGAACCACGTCCTCTTCCCCATCCTGCCGCTGACCGCCAGCCTCGAGCGGGCGATGAGCGGCAAGCCCGCCTTCGCCTGGGAGCCCGAGAAGGGCGCCTACGTGGGGGTGATGCGCCGCGACGGCGACGTCGGCTCGATCCGCTGGTTCAACACCGAGGCCTGCTACGTCTTCCACCCGCTGAACGCCTGGGAGGAGGAGGGCCGGATCGTCGCCGACGTGATGCGCTACGACGCCGCGCCGCTGTTCCCCAACGCCGATGGCTCTCCGGGCCGCAAGACGGCGGCGCGGCTGGTCCGCTGGACGTTCGACCTGGCCGGTAACAGCGACGCCATCAAAGAGGAGCCGCTGGACGACCTCGACGGCGAGTTCCCGAGGGTCGATCCGCGCGTCGAGACGCTGCGCCACCGCCACGGCTGGTACGCGGCCGACCCGACGAACGGCAAGACCATCAAGCAGGGCGCGATCGCGCACCTCGACCTGACCACCGGCGCGCGCCAGGTCTATGCGCTGCCGGACGGGGACCTGACCTCAGAGCCCGTGTTCACGCCCCGGTCGGCCGACGCGCCCGAGGGCGACGGTTGGGTCACGGCCGTGGTCTGGCGCGCGGCCGAGAACCGCTCGGACCTGCTGGTCTTCGAGGCGCAGGACATCGCCAGGGGGCCGGTCGCGACGGCGGCCATGCCGCGGCGCGTGCCCTTCGGCTTCCACGGCAACTGGGTGTCGCTCTAG
- a CDS encoding TetR/AcrR family transcriptional regulator, translated as MPRVLSESDVADFRERLCEAAERLFAEKGPDAVTMRQLAAALGVSPMTPYRYFQDKDDILAAVRANGFNRFAEALETARATKSGARARGAAVGEAYVNFALEHPHTYKLMFDLNQPDDGKYPELVEAGRRARATLSDYVKDLIADGVLAGDPEQLGTMFWAAAHGAVVLELAGKLPPGTARDLHHAMGQAMSRGLRPGAS; from the coding sequence ATGCCTCGCGTCCTGTCCGAGTCCGATGTCGCCGACTTCCGCGAGCGCCTGTGCGAGGCGGCCGAGCGCCTGTTCGCCGAGAAGGGACCCGACGCGGTGACCATGCGCCAGCTCGCGGCGGCGCTGGGAGTCTCGCCGATGACCCCCTACCGCTACTTCCAGGACAAGGACGACATCCTCGCCGCCGTGCGCGCCAACGGCTTCAACCGCTTCGCCGAGGCGCTGGAGACGGCGCGGGCGACCAAGAGCGGCGCGCGGGCCCGGGGCGCGGCGGTCGGCGAGGCCTATGTGAACTTCGCCCTCGAGCACCCGCACACCTACAAGCTGATGTTCGACCTGAACCAGCCGGACGACGGCAAGTACCCCGAGCTGGTGGAGGCCGGCCGGCGCGCCCGGGCGACCCTCAGCGACTATGTGAAGGACCTGATCGCCGACGGCGTGCTGGCGGGCGATCCGGAGCAGCTCGGCACCATGTTCTGGGCCGCGGCGCACGGGGCGGTCGTGCTGGAGCTGGCCGGCAAGCTGCCGCCGGGGACCGCCCGCGACCTGCACCACG